A genomic region of Botrytis cinerea B05.10 chromosome 9, complete sequence contains the following coding sequences:
- the Bchex4 gene encoding Bchex4 encodes MAPWFGMRGGWLTFWVTVACATDMTLFGYDQGVFGGVIVTEDFLNTLNLNGKTALVGTITALYDIGCFVGAIAAVIFGERLGRKKSILWGTSIMTIGAILQIAAFDVPTMITGRIIAGIGNGMNTSTAPVWQSETSKASLRGKLVVIEMILNIAGFSLSNWVTYGFSFLSGPVTWRFPLAFQLIFIIILFVTVPWLPESPRWLIAHGKIDEGRQIIADLEDLDITDDRVSSDVNDIIYAVEYEEAHGVSWFDLLRGRTGEAGTSTIRRLVLGCGTQAMQQLSGINVTSYYLPTVLISSVGLSNTLARLLAACNSVSYLAASLLAIPNVERWGRRNLMIYAAAGQAICYLLITVLLRFNELEGYAHQKEVASASVAFFFVYYLFFGFGWQGVPWLYPTEINSLAMRTKGAALGTATNWIFNFMVVEITPIGIESLRWKFYIIWTIFNASFVPIVYFFYPETSDRTLEDIDRLFRENGSILVFKDADAISRKRPARYFEAERIGAVESDERKSLGSSGDKKESNIGGALAEHDEVVRY; translated from the exons ATGGCTCCTTGGTTTGGTATGAGGGGAGGATGGCTCACATTCTGGGTCACGGTTGCTTGTGCAACAGATATGACTTTGTTCGGTTATGATCAAGGTGTTTTTG GTGGTGTCATCGTCACTGAGGATTTCCTCAAcactctcaatctcaatggCAAAACCGCTTTGGTTGGAACAATTACTGCTCTTTACGATATCGGTTGTTTCGTAGGAGCCATCGCAGCCGTCATCTTTGGTGAAAGACTCGGTCGTAAAAAGTCCATTCTATGGGGAACAAGCATTATGACCATTGGCGCTATCCTTCAAATCGCAGCATTCGATGTACCCACGATGATCACGGGAAGAATTATAGCTGGTATCGGTAATGGTATGAATACATCCACGGCACCTGTGTGGCAATCCGAAACTTCGAAAGCTAGTCTTCGAGGTAAACTCGTCGTTATCGAAATGATTCTCAACATCGCTGGTTTCTCTCTCAGTAACTGGGTTACATACggattctctttcctttccggTCCAGTCACTTGGAGATTCCCACTCGCCTTCCAATTGATCTTCATCATTATCCTGTTCGTCACTGTCCCCTGGCTTCCAGAATCCCCACGTTGGTTGATCGCCCACGGAAAGATTGATGAAGGTCGTCAAATCATTGCTGATCTCGAAGATCTCGATATCACAGACGATCGTGTAAGTAGCGACGTGAATGATATCATCTACGCCGTTGAATACGAAGAAGCACATGGAGTTTCCTGGTTTGATCTCCTCCGTGGCCGAACCGGAGAAGCTGGAACTTCAACTATCCGTCGTCTCGTCCTAGGTTGTGGAACTCAAGCCATGCAACAACTTAGTGGTATCAACGTTACCTCTTACTATCTTCCCACCGTCTTAATTTCCTCCGTCGGTCTCTCCAACACACTTGCAAGACTTCTCGCCGCTTGCAATAGTGTGTCTTACCTTGCCGCTTCGCTTCTCGCCATCCCGAATGTAGAGCGATGGGGTAGAAGAAACCTCATGATTTATGCAGCCGCTGGTCAAGCAATCTGTTACCTGCTCATTACTGTTCTACTCCGTTTCAACGAATTAGAAGGCTATGCTCATCAAAAAGAAGTCGCTTCTGCCTCTGTCGCATTTTTCTTCGTCTATTACCTTTTTTTCGGTTTCGGTTGGCAAGGTGTTCCCTGGCTCTATCCTACCGAGATCAATTCTCTCGCTATGCGTACTAAAGGTGCTGCACTTGGAACTGCCACCAATTggatcttcaatttcatggTGGTGGAAATTACGCCAATTGGAATTGAGTCTTTAAGATGGAAATTCTACATCATATGGACGATTTTCAATGCCTCATTTGTACCAATTGTTTACTTTTTCTATCCCGAGACAAGTGATAGAACattggaagatattgatagaCTGTTTAGAGAAAATGGAAGTATATTGGTATTCAAGGATGCAGATGCGATTAGTAGAAAGAGGCCTGCTAGATATTTCGAGGCAGAAAGAATCGGCGCAGTGGAGTCGGATGAGAGAAAGAGTTTGGGTAGTAGTGGGGACAAGAAGGAGAGTAATATTGGAGGGGCACTGGCTGAACACGATGAGGTGGTTAGATATTAG